One Paracidovorax avenae ATCC 19860 genomic region harbors:
- a CDS encoding TetR/AcrR family transcriptional regulator yields MRIDAQKNYQRLLHVAREALAETGAEASLRDIARRAEVGLGTLYRHFPTREALLEALLRNDFEDLATRADALCTAAAPDQALLAWLREIIAFTHRQRGVIAPMMSAIEDESSALHASCVRLRSAGAALLARAQADGKARADMDGDELFDLIAALAWLRDQPSHAGRSERMLEIVSGAILAQPATPPTRSPARKPGP; encoded by the coding sequence ATGCGCATCGATGCCCAGAAAAATTACCAACGCCTGTTGCACGTGGCCCGCGAGGCGCTGGCCGAAACCGGTGCAGAGGCTTCACTGCGGGACATCGCCCGGCGCGCCGAGGTCGGCCTGGGAACCTTGTACCGCCACTTCCCCACCCGCGAAGCCCTGCTCGAGGCGCTGCTGCGCAACGACTTCGAGGACCTGGCGACCAGGGCCGATGCCCTGTGCACGGCAGCGGCCCCGGACCAGGCGCTGCTGGCCTGGCTGCGGGAGATCATTGCCTTCACCCATCGCCAGCGTGGTGTCATTGCGCCGATGATGTCCGCCATAGAAGATGAATCCTCTGCGCTGCACGCATCCTGCGTGCGGCTGCGCTCCGCGGGCGCAGCCTTGCTGGCGCGTGCGCAGGCGGATGGGAAGGCACGCGCCGACATGGACGGCGACGAGTTGTTCGACCTGATCGCCGCGCTCGCATGGCTGCGCGACCAGCCATCGCATGCCGGGCGCTCCGAGCGCATGCTCGAAATCGTGAGCGGCGCGATCCTTGCGCAACCCGCGACGCCCCCGACGAGGTCGCCGGCGCGGAAGCCGGGACCGTGA
- a CDS encoding FKBP-type peptidyl-prolyl cis-trans isomerase, giving the protein MISNAFPSVPTVQPGSFLTLHYRLAGPSGDVINTFGDKPATLSLGAGELSPAMEQRLIGLAEGTRTTFELPAGEAFGERNPEMQQWVARRLLAELGDPDEQYTLGDVVQFPTPDGTGSYAGVVLEVRDDGAVRFDFNHPLAGQPVTFEVQLIGVL; this is encoded by the coding sequence ATGATTTCCAACGCTTTCCCTTCCGTGCCCACCGTGCAGCCCGGGTCCTTCCTGACCCTGCACTACCGCCTGGCGGGCCCTTCGGGCGATGTCATCAACACGTTCGGCGACAAGCCGGCCACGCTGTCCCTGGGGGCCGGCGAACTCTCGCCCGCGATGGAGCAGCGCCTGATCGGCCTGGCGGAAGGCACCCGCACCACCTTCGAGCTGCCGGCCGGCGAGGCCTTCGGCGAGCGCAACCCCGAGATGCAGCAGTGGGTGGCGCGCCGGCTGCTGGCCGAGCTGGGCGATCCCGACGAGCAGTACACCCTGGGCGACGTGGTGCAGTTTCCCACGCCCGACGGCACGGGCAGCTATGCCGGCGTGGTGCTGGAGGTGCGGGACGACGGCGCGGTGCGCTTCGACTTCAACCACCCGCTCGCGGGCCAGCCCGTCACCTTCGAGGTGCAGCTCATCGGAGTGCTCTGA
- the ispH gene encoding 4-hydroxy-3-methylbut-2-enyl diphosphate reductase: protein MAIQPQEIVLAEPRGFCAGVDRAIEIVERALQKFGAPIYVRHEIVHNTYVVNDLKAKGAIFIEDLAEVPPGATLVFSAHGVSKAVQAEAEARGFSIFDATCPLVTKVHVEVAKLAKEGYEFIMIGHKGHPEVEGTMGQLDHGIHLVEDVEDVARVQPAQTAKLAVVTQTTLSVDDAAEITAAVRARFPQVREPKQQDICYATQNRQDAVKVLSGQVDLVIVVGSPTSSNSNRLRELAVRLGTPSYMVDSADELRPEWFEGVARVGLTAGASAPEVLVQQVIDRIRALGAVSLRRMDGIEETVKFPLPKGLKLDAATGLEISQRTPETGAGRP from the coding sequence ATGGCCATCCAACCCCAGGAAATCGTTCTGGCCGAGCCGCGCGGCTTCTGCGCGGGCGTTGACCGCGCGATCGAGATCGTCGAGCGGGCGCTGCAGAAGTTCGGCGCGCCGATCTACGTGCGCCACGAGATCGTGCACAACACCTACGTGGTCAACGACCTGAAGGCCAAGGGCGCGATCTTCATCGAAGACCTGGCCGAGGTGCCGCCCGGCGCCACGCTGGTGTTCAGCGCGCACGGCGTCAGCAAGGCGGTACAGGCCGAGGCCGAGGCCCGGGGCTTCAGCATCTTCGATGCCACCTGCCCCCTGGTCACGAAGGTGCACGTGGAAGTGGCCAAGCTCGCGAAGGAAGGCTACGAATTCATCATGATCGGCCACAAGGGCCACCCGGAGGTCGAGGGCACCATGGGCCAGCTGGACCACGGCATCCACCTCGTGGAGGACGTGGAGGACGTGGCCCGCGTGCAGCCGGCGCAGACCGCGAAGCTGGCAGTGGTCACGCAGACCACGCTGTCGGTGGACGACGCGGCCGAGATCACCGCTGCCGTGCGCGCACGCTTCCCGCAGGTGCGCGAACCCAAGCAGCAGGACATCTGCTATGCCACGCAGAACCGCCAGGACGCGGTGAAGGTGCTGTCCGGCCAGGTGGATCTCGTCATCGTGGTGGGCAGCCCCACCAGCTCCAACAGCAACCGGCTGCGCGAACTGGCGGTGCGGCTGGGAACGCCCTCCTACATGGTGGACAGCGCCGACGAGCTGCGGCCGGAGTGGTTCGAGGGCGTGGCCCGCGTCGGCCTCACGGCAGGCGCGTCGGCCCCCGAGGTGCTGGTGCAGCAGGTGATCGACCGCATCCGGGCGCTGGGTGCGGTGTCGCTGCGCCGGATGGACGGCATCGAGGAGACCGTGAAATTCCCGCTGCCCAAGGGCCTGAAGCTCGACGCGGCCACCGGCCTGGAGATCTCCCAGCGCACGCCCGAGACGGGGGCGGGGCGGCCCTGA
- a CDS encoding NADP-dependent oxidoreductase — translation MHRSEEKPRTMKAVRQHAFGGPDVLHYEDAPLPVLRPGEVLIRVRAIGLNPPDLYLREGYSLLPPEWRPPVAFPLILGTDVSGVIEAVAEGVEGLSPGDAVYAMVRFPSGLAGGSQAYAQYVTAPASEVALKPAGIDHVHAAGAPMSLLTAWQFLIALGHDVTNPLQPAQHVPVPLRGKTVVVNGAAGGVGHFALQLARWQGARVIAVASGKHEAFVRQLGAETFLDYTQVKPEEILHDVDLVVDAVGGASAGRFLRTLRRGGALFPIFPLGFDGHDAAAALGVTVSTTQVRSSGAQLGELAALLDAGSVRVAIDSTFALSQVRQAHERAGRGHIQGKIVMTVE, via the coding sequence ATGCACCGTTCCGAAGAAAAGCCCCGCACCATGAAAGCGGTCCGCCAGCACGCGTTCGGCGGCCCCGACGTGCTCCACTACGAGGATGCGCCCCTGCCGGTGCTGCGGCCGGGCGAGGTGCTCATCCGGGTACGCGCGATTGGCTTGAACCCGCCAGACCTGTACCTGCGCGAGGGCTACAGCCTCCTCCCCCCGGAATGGCGCCCCCCGGTGGCGTTCCCGCTGATCCTGGGCACGGACGTCTCGGGGGTGATCGAGGCGGTGGCAGAGGGCGTGGAAGGGCTGTCGCCAGGCGACGCCGTGTACGCCATGGTGCGGTTCCCGAGCGGACTGGCCGGCGGCAGCCAGGCGTATGCGCAATACGTCACCGCGCCCGCCAGCGAGGTCGCGCTCAAGCCGGCGGGGATCGACCATGTGCACGCCGCGGGCGCGCCGATGTCGCTGCTGACGGCCTGGCAGTTCCTGATCGCGCTGGGCCACGATGTCACCAATCCCCTGCAGCCCGCGCAACACGTGCCGGTGCCGTTGCGCGGCAAGACCGTCGTGGTCAACGGGGCGGCCGGCGGCGTCGGCCATTTCGCGCTGCAGCTGGCCAGGTGGCAGGGCGCGCGCGTCATCGCGGTGGCTTCCGGCAAACACGAAGCCTTCGTGCGCCAGCTGGGCGCCGAGACGTTCCTCGATTACACCCAGGTGAAGCCGGAGGAAATATTGCACGACGTGGACCTGGTCGTGGATGCCGTCGGTGGCGCCAGCGCCGGCAGGTTCCTGCGCACGCTTCGCCGCGGCGGCGCATTGTTCCCCATCTTCCCGCTCGGCTTCGACGGGCACGACGCGGCGGCGGCGCTGGGCGTGACGGTGTCCACCACCCAGGTGCGCTCCAGCGGCGCGCAACTCGGCGAACTCGCGGCATTGCTGGATGCGGGCTCGGTGCGCGTCGCCATCGACAGCACCTTCGCACTGTCGCAGGTGCGGCAGGCCCACGAACGCGCCGGGCGAGGGCACATCCAGGGCAAGATCGTCATGACGGTGGAATGA
- a CDS encoding IS5 family transposase (programmed frameshift) encodes MARRPVSKELWRQLQPLIPAFVPSAKGGARKRTVSDEAALNGILFVLHTGIAWEDLPQELGFGSGMTCWRRLRDWNAAGVWEKLHHAMLVRLREHDQIDWSRASIDGSSVPKPPGGQETGPNPTDRGKLGSKRHIVVDARGIPLVVLVSGANRHDSMMFEKCIDALPAVRGLQGKPRRRPSKLHADKGYDYERCRVFLRQRGIASRIARRGIESSERLGRHRWVVERTHGWFAGFGKLRIRFERRLDIHEALLKLAAAIICARFVDRWC; translated from the exons ATGGCAAGAAGACCCGTCAGCAAAGAACTGTGGCGACAGCTGCAGCCGCTCATCCCGGCCTTCGTGCCCTCGGCCAAAGGCGGGGCGCGCAAGCGCACCGTCAGCGATGAAGCCGCACTCAATGGCATCCTATTCGTGCTGCACACCGGCATCGCCTGGGAGGACCTGCCGCAGGAACTCGGTTTTGGCAGTGGCATGACGTGCTGGCGGCGGCTGCGCGACTGGAACGCTGCCGGGGTGTGGGAGAAGCTGCACCACGCCATGCTGGTGCGCCTGCGCGAGCACGACCAGATCGATTGGAGCCGGGCAAGCATCGATGGCTCGTCGGTAC CCAAGCCCCCGGGGGGCCAGGAAACAGGGCCCAACCCCACGGACAGAGGCAAACTCGGCTCCAAGCGGCACATCGTCGTAGACGCGCGGGGCATTCCGCTGGTGGTGCTGGTCAGTGGTGCGAATCGGCACGATTCGATGATGTTCGAGAAATGCATCGATGCTCTGCCAGCCGTCAGGGGACTGCAGGGCAAGCCGCGTCGCAGGCCATCGAAGCTGCACGCCGACAAGGGCTACGACTATGAGCGCTGCCGTGTCTTCCTGAGACAGCGGGGCATCGCCAGCCGGATTGCCAGACGAGGCATCGAAAGCAGCGAGCGGCTGGGTCGGCATCGGTGGGTGGTGGAGAGAACGCACGGATGGTTTGCAGGCTTCGGCAAGCTGCGCATCCGATTCGAGAGGCGGCTGGACATCCACGAAGCGCTATTGAAACTGGCGGCAGCGATCATCTGCGCGCGCTTCGTGGATCGGTGGTGTTAG
- the serS gene encoding serine--tRNA ligase, which produces MLDILLLRKDLDSAIARLETRKKPQAFLQVEAFQSLESERKTLQTRTEELQSRRNQLSKQVGQLKARGENADAVMAEVGGLKAELESSAARLEQIQAELHTLLVAVPNLPHESVPVGSDESGNVEVRRWSPDGQDPKPLGFPARDHVDLGEPLGLDFDMGVKLSGSRFTVMKGPIARLHRALAQFMLDVQTREHGYTECYVPYVVNADSLRGTGQLPKFEGDLFAAKKGGQDGEPVPDNAALYLIPTSEVPLTNFVRDQVVPEAELPIRLTAHTPCFRSEAGSYGRDTRGMIRQHQFDKVEMVQITHPDRSYEALEEMTGHAEAVLRKLGLPYRVMSLCTGDMGFGAAKTYDLEVWLPAQNTYREISSVSNCEAFQARRLQARFKNAQGKNELVHTLNGSGLAVGRTLVAVLENYQQADGSVAVPEVLRPYLGGDNVLR; this is translated from the coding sequence ATGCTCGACATCCTCCTCCTTCGCAAAGACCTCGATTCCGCCATCGCGCGGCTGGAAACCCGCAAGAAGCCCCAGGCTTTCCTCCAGGTGGAGGCCTTCCAGTCCCTCGAGTCCGAGCGCAAGACGCTGCAGACGCGCACCGAGGAGCTGCAGTCGCGCCGCAACCAGCTCTCGAAGCAGGTCGGCCAGCTCAAGGCCAGGGGCGAGAACGCCGATGCCGTGATGGCCGAAGTCGGCGGCCTGAAGGCCGAGCTGGAGAGCTCTGCCGCGCGCCTTGAGCAGATCCAGGCCGAGCTGCACACGCTGCTCGTGGCCGTGCCCAACCTGCCGCACGAGAGCGTGCCCGTGGGCAGCGACGAATCCGGCAACGTGGAAGTGCGCCGCTGGAGCCCGGATGGCCAGGACCCGAAGCCGCTCGGCTTCCCGGCCAGGGACCATGTGGACCTGGGTGAGCCGCTGGGCCTGGATTTCGACATGGGCGTGAAGCTCTCGGGCTCGCGCTTCACCGTGATGAAGGGGCCGATCGCCCGCCTGCACCGCGCGCTCGCGCAGTTCATGCTGGATGTGCAGACGCGCGAGCACGGCTACACCGAGTGCTACGTGCCCTACGTGGTGAACGCCGATTCGCTGCGCGGCACGGGCCAGCTACCCAAGTTCGAAGGCGACCTGTTCGCTGCGAAGAAGGGCGGCCAGGACGGCGAGCCCGTGCCCGACAACGCGGCGCTCTACCTGATCCCGACCAGCGAGGTGCCGCTCACGAACTTCGTGCGCGACCAGGTCGTGCCCGAAGCCGAACTGCCCATCCGCCTCACGGCCCACACGCCGTGCTTCCGTTCCGAGGCCGGCAGCTACGGCCGCGACACGCGCGGCATGATCCGCCAGCACCAGTTCGACAAGGTCGAGATGGTGCAGATCACCCACCCGGACCGCAGTTACGAGGCCCTGGAGGAGATGACCGGCCACGCCGAGGCCGTGCTGCGCAAGCTCGGCCTGCCGTACCGCGTCATGTCGCTCTGCACGGGCGACATGGGCTTCGGCGCCGCCAAGACCTACGACCTGGAAGTGTGGCTGCCCGCGCAGAACACCTACCGCGAGATCAGCTCCGTGAGCAACTGCGAGGCCTTCCAGGCCCGCCGCCTGCAGGCGCGCTTCAAGAACGCCCAGGGCAAGAACGAACTCGTGCACACGCTCAATGGCTCGGGCCTCGCCGTGGGCCGTACGCTGGTGGCGGTGCTGGAGAACTACCAGCAGGCCGACGGCAGCGTGGCGGTGCCGGAAGTGCTGCGGCCGTATCTGGGCGGCGACAACGTCCTGCGGTAA
- a CDS encoding threonine/serine dehydratase, whose translation MIDRSAIASARQRLAAHPDFLRTTPLMRLSGGSLDLGCAEVWLKLEHLQVGGSFKARGMLNRLLAQPLPDSGVIVASGGNAGIATAAAARSLGTRCEVFVPEVSPEAKRARLRALGAQVVVAGPTYAEALQACLERQRETGALLTHAYDQPEVVAGAGTLALEMEEQARRLPDSVLVSVGGGGLIGGIAAWCEGRARVVALEPEGAPTLHSARAAGMPVDVAVGGIAADSLGARRIGDIAWQVSQRHVQESLLVSDDAIRTAQQWLWHELKLAVEPAAALGIAALQSGVYRPRPDETVGLVLCGANCDPATVA comes from the coding sequence ATGATCGACCGTTCCGCCATTGCCTCCGCGCGGCAGCGCCTGGCCGCCCATCCCGACTTCCTCCGCACCACGCCGCTCATGCGCCTTTCCGGCGGTTCGCTCGACCTGGGCTGCGCGGAGGTCTGGCTCAAGCTGGAGCACCTGCAGGTGGGAGGCAGCTTCAAGGCCCGCGGCATGCTGAACCGCCTGCTGGCCCAGCCGCTGCCGGACAGCGGCGTGATCGTGGCCTCCGGCGGCAATGCCGGCATCGCCACCGCCGCCGCCGCGCGCTCGCTGGGCACGCGCTGCGAGGTGTTCGTGCCCGAGGTGTCGCCCGAGGCCAAGCGCGCCCGCCTGCGCGCCCTGGGGGCGCAGGTCGTCGTGGCCGGGCCCACGTACGCCGAGGCGCTGCAGGCCTGCCTGGAGCGCCAGCGCGAGACCGGTGCGCTGCTCACCCATGCCTACGACCAGCCCGAAGTGGTGGCCGGTGCCGGCACCCTGGCGCTGGAAATGGAAGAGCAGGCCCGGCGCCTGCCCGACAGCGTGCTCGTGAGCGTGGGCGGCGGCGGCCTGATCGGCGGCATCGCCGCCTGGTGCGAGGGCCGCGCCCGCGTCGTGGCGCTGGAGCCAGAAGGGGCACCCACGCTGCACAGCGCCCGGGCCGCGGGCATGCCCGTGGACGTGGCGGTGGGCGGCATCGCCGCCGATTCGCTCGGCGCCAGGCGCATCGGCGACATCGCCTGGCAGGTGTCGCAGCGCCATGTGCAGGAATCGCTGCTGGTGTCCGACGACGCCATCCGCACGGCGCAGCAGTGGCTGTGGCACGAGCTCAAGCTGGCGGTGGAGCCGGCGGCGGCGCTGGGCATCGCGGCCCTGCAGAGCGGCGTGTACCGCCCCCGGCCCGACGAGACCGTGGGCCTGGTGCTGTGCGGTGCCAACTGCGACCCGGCCACCGTGGCCTGA
- a CDS encoding hemolysin family protein: protein MEIAILFALILLNGLFAMSELALVSARKTRLQKLIDEGDTGAIAAMKLGEDPTRFLSTIQIGITSIGVLNGIVGEAALAAPLGEWLLSVGMPEKAAGYTATGLVVVFITYFSIVVGELVPKRLGQSYPETLARLVARPINWLALATKPFVRLLSVSTQALLRLLGVKENTASAVTEAEIHAVLAEGTSAGVIESHEHQMVRNVFRLDDRQIGSLMVPRADVVVLDVEDSFEENLQRIESSDHGRFPVVRGGMENVLGVLNARQWLSRSLREDVRDLAAQPLQSALYVPETITGMELLDNFRQSDLQMAFVIDEYGEVQGIVTLRDLIEAITGEFHARDPETSWAVQREDGSWLLDGHIPVPELKDRLGLDTVPEEERGRYHTLSGMVMLLTGKLPKVTDTVQWEDWQFEVVDMDGKTIDKVLASPLPSVEIAQPQGAAMAD from the coding sequence ATGGAAATAGCAATACTTTTCGCCCTCATCCTTCTCAATGGCCTGTTTGCCATGTCCGAGCTGGCGCTGGTTTCCGCGCGCAAGACCCGGTTGCAGAAGCTGATCGATGAGGGCGATACCGGCGCCATCGCCGCCATGAAGCTCGGCGAAGACCCGACGCGCTTCCTCTCCACCATCCAGATCGGCATCACCTCGATCGGCGTGCTCAACGGCATCGTCGGCGAGGCCGCCCTCGCAGCGCCGCTCGGCGAGTGGCTGCTGTCTGTGGGCATGCCCGAGAAGGCCGCCGGCTACACGGCGACGGGCCTCGTGGTGGTCTTCATCACCTACTTCTCCATCGTCGTGGGCGAACTGGTGCCCAAGCGCCTGGGCCAGAGCTACCCCGAGACGCTCGCCCGCCTGGTGGCCCGCCCCATCAACTGGCTGGCGCTCGCCACCAAGCCGTTCGTGCGGCTGCTGTCGGTGTCCACCCAGGCCCTGCTGCGGCTGCTGGGCGTGAAGGAGAACACCGCCAGCGCCGTGACCGAGGCCGAGATCCATGCCGTGCTGGCCGAAGGCACGAGCGCGGGCGTGATCGAATCCCACGAGCACCAGATGGTGCGCAACGTGTTCCGCCTGGACGACCGCCAGATCGGCTCCCTCATGGTGCCGCGCGCCGACGTGGTGGTGCTCGACGTGGAGGACTCCTTCGAGGAGAACCTGCAGCGCATCGAATCCTCCGACCATGGCCGCTTCCCCGTGGTGCGCGGCGGCATGGAGAACGTGCTGGGCGTGCTCAATGCCCGCCAGTGGCTCTCGCGCTCGCTGCGCGAGGACGTGCGCGACCTCGCGGCCCAGCCGCTGCAGTCGGCCCTCTACGTGCCCGAGACCATCACCGGCATGGAGCTGCTCGACAACTTCCGACAGTCCGACCTGCAGATGGCCTTCGTGATCGACGAGTACGGCGAGGTGCAGGGCATCGTCACGCTGCGCGACCTGATCGAGGCGATCACCGGCGAATTCCACGCGCGCGATCCGGAAACCTCCTGGGCCGTGCAGCGCGAGGACGGTAGCTGGCTGCTCGACGGCCACATCCCCGTGCCGGAGCTCAAGGACCGCCTGGGCCTGGACACCGTGCCCGAGGAAGAGCGCGGCCGCTACCACACGCTGAGCGGCATGGTGATGCTGCTGACCGGCAAGCTGCCCAAGGTGACCGACACCGTGCAGTGGGAAGACTGGCAGTTCGAGGTGGTGGACATGGACGGCAAGACCATCGACAAGGTGCTCGCCAGCCCGCTGCCCTCGGTCGAGATCGCGCAGCCCCAGGGCGCGGCGATGGCCGACTGA
- the radC gene encoding RadC family protein, producing MALKTLPIEARPRERLLARGPSSLSDTELLAILLRTGIVGKGVMQMAQELLSPALPDPATGALRGGFGGIRGLLQADADDLKRIKGLGPAKRTSLVAVLELARRMLVQTLPKRELFHSPRAVRDYLQLHLGGKPHEVFSVLFLDSQNGLIAMEEMFRGTLSQASVYPREVVVRALHHHAAAVVLVHNHPSGQVQPSRADETLTRSLTDALRLVDIRVLDHIIVAPGASLSMAEEGLL from the coding sequence ATGGCTCTCAAGACTCTGCCCATCGAAGCCCGCCCCCGCGAACGACTGCTGGCGCGCGGCCCCTCCTCCCTCTCCGATACCGAACTCCTCGCCATCCTCCTGCGCACGGGCATCGTGGGCAAGGGCGTGATGCAGATGGCGCAGGAGTTGCTCTCGCCCGCGCTGCCCGACCCGGCCACCGGCGCGCTGCGCGGCGGGTTCGGCGGCATCCGCGGCCTGCTGCAGGCCGATGCCGACGACCTCAAGCGCATCAAGGGCCTGGGGCCCGCCAAGCGCACGTCGCTCGTGGCCGTGCTGGAGCTGGCGCGCCGCATGCTGGTGCAGACGCTGCCCAAGCGCGAGCTGTTCCACTCGCCGCGCGCCGTGCGCGACTACCTGCAGCTGCACCTGGGCGGCAAGCCGCACGAGGTGTTCTCGGTGCTCTTCCTGGACAGCCAGAACGGCCTCATCGCCATGGAGGAAATGTTCCGCGGCACCCTGTCCCAGGCCAGCGTCTATCCGCGCGAGGTGGTGGTGCGCGCGCTGCACCACCACGCCGCCGCCGTGGTGCTGGTGCACAACCACCCCAGCGGCCAGGTGCAGCCGAGTCGCGCGGACGAAACCCTCACCCGGTCGCTGACCGACGCCCTGCGGCTCGTGGACATCCGGGTGCTGGACCACATCATCGTCGCGCCGGGCGCCTCGCTGTCCATGGCGGAAGAAGGCCTGCTCTGA
- a CDS encoding esterase-like activity of phytase family protein, translated as MLAACAPAPIAPLAPHGPGTPPGAARLRWIGTASLPPGTEFLGSTVGGISGIDYDPVHDQWVLLSDDRSAHQPARFYTARLRYRADALETPRLTGAVTLRQPGGEPFPSALQARRGGPAAGEVVDPEAVRWLPGGRNLLWTSEGDFSRGFGPSLRESRADGSAVREFPLPPGFQPQPGGGRGPRPNRTLEGLALSPDGRTAWLAMEGAWRQDGPLPTRQAPGGPLRITALDIASGQALRQIAYVPDAVSRERRIPWGPRLNGVSEILADGPGHLLVLERAYSAGAGFSARLYRIDTRSATDTLALERLEPGNHIPAAKTLVADMPGPGLDAVDNLEGMAWGPPLPGGGRVIVFVSDDNFNPAQATQFIAAEYLEPAASR; from the coding sequence CTGCTCGCGGCCTGCGCGCCCGCACCGATCGCCCCCCTCGCGCCGCACGGGCCCGGGACACCTCCGGGCGCTGCGCGCCTGCGCTGGATCGGCACCGCGAGCCTTCCGCCCGGCACGGAATTCCTCGGCAGCACGGTGGGGGGTATTTCCGGCATCGACTACGACCCCGTGCACGACCAGTGGGTGCTGCTGAGCGACGACCGCTCCGCGCACCAGCCGGCGCGCTTCTATACCGCTCGCCTGCGCTACCGTGCCGACGCGCTGGAAACGCCCCGGCTCACCGGCGCCGTCACGCTGCGCCAGCCGGGCGGGGAGCCCTTCCCGTCCGCCCTGCAGGCCCGCCGCGGCGGCCCGGCCGCCGGCGAGGTCGTCGATCCCGAGGCCGTGCGCTGGCTGCCCGGCGGCCGAAACCTGCTCTGGACCAGCGAGGGGGATTTCTCGCGGGGGTTCGGGCCGTCGCTGCGCGAAAGCCGCGCCGACGGGTCGGCCGTGCGGGAATTCCCGCTGCCCCCGGGTTTCCAGCCGCAGCCCGGTGGCGGACGCGGCCCCCGCCCCAACCGCACGCTGGAGGGCCTGGCCCTGTCCCCCGACGGCCGCACCGCCTGGCTGGCCATGGAAGGCGCCTGGCGGCAGGATGGCCCGCTGCCCACGCGGCAGGCGCCCGGCGGGCCGCTGCGCATCACGGCCCTCGACATCGCCAGCGGACAGGCGCTGCGGCAGATCGCCTACGTGCCGGACGCCGTGTCCCGCGAACGGCGCATTCCCTGGGGGCCCCGGCTCAACGGCGTGAGCGAGATCCTGGCGGACGGCCCCGGCCACCTGCTGGTGCTGGAGCGTGCCTACAGCGCCGGGGCGGGCTTCTCCGCGCGCCTCTACCGCATCGACACCCGCAGCGCCACCGACACGCTGGCGCTCGAACGTCTGGAACCCGGCAACCACATTCCGGCCGCCAAGACCCTCGTGGCCGACATGCCGGGCCCGGGCCTGGATGCCGTGGACAACCTCGAGGGCATGGCCTGGGGGCCACCCCTGCCCGGCGGCGGCCGCGTGATCGTGTTCGTGAGCGACGACAATTTCAACCCGGCCCAGGCCACGCAATTCATCGCGGCGGAGTACCTGGAACCGGCAGCTTCGCGATGA
- a CDS encoding CBS domain-containing protein has protein sequence MFFVFGPSGQMYRGGPEQLDQVSPVRRVQRPQALRTRGPDVSDREPELPAPDAAPAAPVNLRAQVAVSAYAQTEQGPQQARQPLTRVRDVMTSGSLSVPPDVRVNDAWQTLAEYHVAQAPVVDAQGHVVGLLLRADMAPLDLLPEPGSVKAAIDLARRPVSEVMVSPVPTVAPNTELRRVAGVLLNTGLPGLPVTDEHGTLAGFISRTDILRAVAADPPLDLWS, from the coding sequence ATGTTCTTCGTGTTCGGCCCCTCGGGCCAGATGTACCGCGGCGGCCCCGAGCAGCTGGACCAGGTATCGCCCGTTCGCCGTGTGCAGCGGCCCCAGGCGCTGCGCACGCGCGGGCCCGACGTGTCCGACCGCGAACCGGAACTGCCCGCCCCGGACGCCGCGCCGGCGGCCCCGGTCAACCTGCGGGCCCAGGTGGCCGTGAGCGCCTACGCGCAGACGGAGCAGGGGCCGCAGCAGGCGCGCCAGCCGCTGACCCGCGTGCGGGACGTGATGACCTCCGGCTCCCTCTCCGTGCCGCCCGACGTGCGCGTGAACGACGCCTGGCAGACCCTGGCCGAATACCACGTCGCGCAGGCACCCGTGGTGGATGCGCAGGGACACGTGGTGGGATTGCTGCTGCGCGCCGACATGGCGCCGCTCGACCTGCTGCCCGAGCCCGGCAGCGTGAAGGCCGCGATCGACCTCGCGCGCCGGCCGGTGTCGGAAGTCATGGTGAGCCCCGTGCCCACGGTGGCCCCGAACACGGAACTGCGCCGCGTGGCCGGGGTGCTGCTGAACACAGGCCTGCCCGGGCTGCCGGTGACGGACGAGCACGGCACGCTCGCCGGCTTCATCTCGCGCACCGACATCCTGCGCGCGGTGGCGGCGGATCCGCCGCTCGACCTCTGGAGCTGA
- a CDS encoding VOC family protein codes for MRSIFHLAYNVRDLDEARRFYGQVLGCSEGRSTDTWVDFDFFGHQLSLHLGEPFATARTGHVGDVLVPMPHLGLVLELPDWQAMADRLKAAGTAFVLEPQVRFEGQPGEQWTMFFMDPFGNPIEMKGFRSLDDLYKAA; via the coding sequence ATGCGCAGTATCTTCCACCTGGCCTACAACGTTCGCGACCTGGACGAAGCCCGGCGCTTCTACGGACAGGTCCTCGGCTGCTCCGAAGGGCGCAGCACCGACACCTGGGTCGATTTCGACTTTTTCGGCCACCAGCTGTCCCTGCACCTGGGCGAGCCCTTCGCCACGGCGCGCACCGGCCACGTGGGCGATGTCCTGGTGCCGATGCCCCACCTGGGCCTGGTGCTGGAGCTGCCTGACTGGCAGGCCATGGCGGACCGTCTCAAGGCCGCAGGCACGGCATTCGTGCTGGAGCCCCAGGTTCGCTTCGAAGGCCAGCCCGGCGAGCAATGGACGATGTTCTTCATGGACCCCTTCGGCAATCCCATCGAGATGAAGGGCTTCCGCAGCCTCGACGATCTGTACAAGGCCGCCTGA